Proteins from a single region of Apium graveolens cultivar Ventura chromosome 7, ASM990537v1, whole genome shotgun sequence:
- the LOC141671625 gene encoding B3 domain-containing protein Os07g0563300-like isoform X1 has protein sequence MTVCFNLKCKQVMMEPPRKGWRRRTGDFADLCQRCASAYEEGKFCEFFHLNASGWRCCESCGKQIHCGCIVSFHMFVLLDAGGIECMGCARKSFVLTPNPAWPPPFLHNHEFPDKVKDVSVKNWSSIAGSGPVPWREAPSWFNNNSTQVGLNAKLPSQVEVPGSIDRLNAHERVPVHFLDKNKKWDSSGQLIYGSLKSGAFEIIENEVPGIKYEEQPTAYTNVTHRPDFSIFEPSTQTTNFVPALNPEIKREIKEQNKVSGTHERVTSPPAIGIYFPSSSGVESSCKAQTRNGNSRGDGRVRSQLPLRNRPKITNQELQEISGHPSTAITPLFEKTLSASDAGRMGRLVLPKKGAEAYLPEITNPEGIPLMMQDMKGNEWVFQFRFWPNNNSRMYVLEGVTPCIQSMQLAAGDTVTFSRLELEGKLVMGGRKASTPPANQSKRSINTGNEVLTHREVTARASKPGEDLSAPIHVKDNMISSSLLATSQANSADPASRCFKFNESNNVANDVLDGETFLSKRKNSNLGSKSKRLRIGNDQIVELEITLKEVQGLFRPSSDSVPQIVVIDGYEIAEFEEPPVIGRPTILATDSVDGKFQWAQCEDCFKWRKVPCDILLPSRWTCYKNSWDRERSFCSAAQELTPKELEDLLITDAANKINAKKEDEPDTVDALEGLDELANLAILQEGSTLPSSKTTTKHPRHRPGCTCIVCIQPPSGVGPKHKQTCTCNVCLTIKRRFHTMMSKREKKQTEKETESKHQKLQQPEDILLCRDPGKCSSSHEAVTNDGSGHDPYKKKFSVSPYIGQIDLNIQPEREEDTSPFSSGGMMRLLQNANERYLKKQKESSSSANGNSLVNPPVL, from the exons ATGACGGTGTGTTTCAATTTGAAGTGTAAACAAGTAATGATGGAGCCACCTCGTAAAGGCTGGCGTCGCCGCACTGGCGACTTTGCTGACTTGTGTCAGCGATGCGC CTCTGCATATGAGGAGGGAAAGTTCTGCGAGTTTTTCCATTTAAATGCTTCAGGTTGGAGGTGTTGCGAGTCCTGTGGAAAG CAAATACATTGTGGATGTATTGTGTCCTTTCATATGTTCGTACTACTGGATGCGGGAGGGATTGAATGTATGGGCTGTGCCAGGAAAAGTTTTGTTCTG ACCCCCAATCCTGCATGGCCTCCGCCTTTTCTTCACAACCATGAATTCCCTGATAAAGTAAAGGATGTTTCAGTAAAAAACTGGAGTTCAATAGCCGGATCTGGACCTGTCCCTTGGCGGGAAGCACCTAGTTGGTTCAACAATAATTCAACACAGGTGGGACTGAATGCAAAGTTGCCCTCTCAAGTTGAGGTACCAGGCAGCATTGATAGATTAAATGCCCATGAAAGAGTGCCGGTCCATTTCctggataaaaataaaaaatggGATTCCTCGGGACAATTAATATACGGAAGTCTGAAAAGTGGGGCATTTGAGATCATTGAGAATGAAGTACCTG GAATCAAGTATGAAGAGCAACCTACTGCATATACAAACGTTACCCATCGGCCAGACTTTTCAATTTTTGAGCCTTCAACTCAGACAACTAATTTTGTTCCTGCTCTTAATCCAGAAATTAAACGAGAAATAAAAGAGCAAAACAAGGTATCAGGAACGCATGAACGTGTGACTTCTCCGCCAGCAATAGGTATATATTTTCCTAGTTCTAGTGGAGTTGAATCAAGTTGTAAAGCTCAAACACGCAATGGAAATTCTAGAGGGGATGGTCGAGTTCGGAGCCAGTTACCTCTGAGAAACCGGCCTAAAATAACCAACCAGGAGCTTCAGGAGATATCCGGACA TCCCAGCACTGCAATTACTCCTTTGTTTGAAAAGACATTAAGTGCTAGTGATGCCGGACGGATGGGCCGTTTAGTTCTTCCAAAAAAAGGTGCAGAG GCCTACCTTCCAGAAATTACTAATCCGGAAGGGATACCTCTTATGATGCAAGATATGAAAGGGAACGAATGGGTGTTTCAGTTCCGGTTTTGGCCCAACAACAATAGCAGAATGTATGTTTTAGAGGGAGTTACTCCTTGTATACAGTCTATGCAATTGGCAGCAGGTGACACAG taACATTTAGCAGGTTAGAACTAGAAGGAAAGTTGGTCATGGGAGGTCGGAAAGCTTCCACTCCTCCAGCAAACCAG AGCAAAAGATCTATTAATACTGGCAACGAAGTTTTAACACATAGAGAGGTTACTGCAAGAGCTAGTAAACCTGGTGAAGATCTTTCTGCACCTATTCATGTTAAAGATAATATGATATCATCAAGCCTTCTGGCAACTAGCCAAGCCAACTCAGCTGACCCAGCAAGTAGATGCTTCAAGTTTAATGAATCGAACAATGTAGCGAATGATGTACTTGATGGTGAAACATTCCTTAGTAAGAGGAAGAACAGTAACTTAGGTTCAAAGAGTAAACGCCTACGCATCGGAAACGATCAAATTGTAGAGCTTGAGATCACATTGAAAGAAGTTCAAGGGCTGTTTCGCCCATCATCTGACTCTGTTCCCCAGATAGTGGTGATTGATGGCTATGAAATTGCAGAATTTGAG GAGCCACCAGTTATTGGAAGGCCTACTATTTTAGCAACAGACTCTGTGGA TGGAAAATTTCAGTGGGCTCAGTGCGAGGATTGCTTTAAATGGCGCAAAGTTCCCTGTGATATCCTTCTTCCCTCAAGATGGACTTGCTATAAGAACTCTTGGGATCGAGAAAG ATCTTTTTGTTCTGCGGCTCAGGAGTTGACACCAAAAGAGCTGGAGGATCTGCTAATTACAG ATGCAGCTAATAAAATAAACGCCAAGAAAGAAGATGAGCCAGATACAGTGGATGCTTTAGAGGGGTTAGATGAACTTGCCAACTTAGCTATCCTTCAGGAGGGTAGCACCCTTCCTTCATCCAAGACCACAACAAAACATCCACGCCATAGGCCTGGGTGTACATGCATTGTGTGTATTCAGCCCCCAAGTGGTGTAGGTCCTAAGCACAAGCAAACATGCACATGTAATGTATGTTTAACAATTAAACGCCGTTTTCACACTATGATGTCAAAGCGCGAGAAGAAGCAAACTGAGAAAGAAACAGAGAGTAAACACCAAAAGCTGCAGCAGCCTGAGGACATCCTGCTATGTCGTGACCCAGGAAAATGTAGTTCAAGCCATGAAGCAGTGACCAATGATGGTTCTGGACATGACCCATACAAGAAAAAATTCTCCGTGTCTCCATATATAGGTCAAATCGATCTGAATATACAACCAGAACGAGAAGAAGATACATCACCTTTTTCTTCTGGCGGCATGATGAGATTGCTCCAAAATGCTAATGAGAGGTACCTGAAGAAGCAAAAAGAATCAAGCTCTAGTGCAAATGGTAATTCTCTTGTTAATCCTCCCGTACTTTGA
- the LOC141671625 gene encoding B3 domain-containing protein Os07g0563300-like isoform X2: protein MTVCFNLKCKQVMMEPPRKGWRRRTGDFADLCQRCASAYEEGKFCEFFHLNASGWRCCESCGKQIHCGCIVSFHMFVLLDAGGIECMGCARKSFVLTPNPAWPPPFLHNHEFPDKVKDVSVKNWSSIAGSGPVPWREAPSWFNNNSTQVGLNAKLPSQVEVPGSIDRLNAHERVPVHFLDKNKKWDSSGQLIYGSLKSGAFEIIENEVPGIKYEEQPTAYTNVTHRPDFSIFEPSTQTTNFVPALNPEIKREIKEQNKVSGTHERVTSPPAIGIYFPSSSGVESSCKAQTRNGNSRGDGRVRSQLPLRNRPKITNQELQEISGHTAITPLFEKTLSASDAGRMGRLVLPKKGAEAYLPEITNPEGIPLMMQDMKGNEWVFQFRFWPNNNSRMYVLEGVTPCIQSMQLAAGDTVTFSRLELEGKLVMGGRKASTPPANQSKRSINTGNEVLTHREVTARASKPGEDLSAPIHVKDNMISSSLLATSQANSADPASRCFKFNESNNVANDVLDGETFLSKRKNSNLGSKSKRLRIGNDQIVELEITLKEVQGLFRPSSDSVPQIVVIDGYEIAEFEEPPVIGRPTILATDSVDGKFQWAQCEDCFKWRKVPCDILLPSRWTCYKNSWDRERSFCSAAQELTPKELEDLLITDAANKINAKKEDEPDTVDALEGLDELANLAILQEGSTLPSSKTTTKHPRHRPGCTCIVCIQPPSGVGPKHKQTCTCNVCLTIKRRFHTMMSKREKKQTEKETESKHQKLQQPEDILLCRDPGKCSSSHEAVTNDGSGHDPYKKKFSVSPYIGQIDLNIQPEREEDTSPFSSGGMMRLLQNANERYLKKQKESSSSANGNSLVNPPVL from the exons ATGACGGTGTGTTTCAATTTGAAGTGTAAACAAGTAATGATGGAGCCACCTCGTAAAGGCTGGCGTCGCCGCACTGGCGACTTTGCTGACTTGTGTCAGCGATGCGC CTCTGCATATGAGGAGGGAAAGTTCTGCGAGTTTTTCCATTTAAATGCTTCAGGTTGGAGGTGTTGCGAGTCCTGTGGAAAG CAAATACATTGTGGATGTATTGTGTCCTTTCATATGTTCGTACTACTGGATGCGGGAGGGATTGAATGTATGGGCTGTGCCAGGAAAAGTTTTGTTCTG ACCCCCAATCCTGCATGGCCTCCGCCTTTTCTTCACAACCATGAATTCCCTGATAAAGTAAAGGATGTTTCAGTAAAAAACTGGAGTTCAATAGCCGGATCTGGACCTGTCCCTTGGCGGGAAGCACCTAGTTGGTTCAACAATAATTCAACACAGGTGGGACTGAATGCAAAGTTGCCCTCTCAAGTTGAGGTACCAGGCAGCATTGATAGATTAAATGCCCATGAAAGAGTGCCGGTCCATTTCctggataaaaataaaaaatggGATTCCTCGGGACAATTAATATACGGAAGTCTGAAAAGTGGGGCATTTGAGATCATTGAGAATGAAGTACCTG GAATCAAGTATGAAGAGCAACCTACTGCATATACAAACGTTACCCATCGGCCAGACTTTTCAATTTTTGAGCCTTCAACTCAGACAACTAATTTTGTTCCTGCTCTTAATCCAGAAATTAAACGAGAAATAAAAGAGCAAAACAAGGTATCAGGAACGCATGAACGTGTGACTTCTCCGCCAGCAATAGGTATATATTTTCCTAGTTCTAGTGGAGTTGAATCAAGTTGTAAAGCTCAAACACGCAATGGAAATTCTAGAGGGGATGGTCGAGTTCGGAGCCAGTTACCTCTGAGAAACCGGCCTAAAATAACCAACCAGGAGCTTCAGGAGATATCCGGACA CACTGCAATTACTCCTTTGTTTGAAAAGACATTAAGTGCTAGTGATGCCGGACGGATGGGCCGTTTAGTTCTTCCAAAAAAAGGTGCAGAG GCCTACCTTCCAGAAATTACTAATCCGGAAGGGATACCTCTTATGATGCAAGATATGAAAGGGAACGAATGGGTGTTTCAGTTCCGGTTTTGGCCCAACAACAATAGCAGAATGTATGTTTTAGAGGGAGTTACTCCTTGTATACAGTCTATGCAATTGGCAGCAGGTGACACAG taACATTTAGCAGGTTAGAACTAGAAGGAAAGTTGGTCATGGGAGGTCGGAAAGCTTCCACTCCTCCAGCAAACCAG AGCAAAAGATCTATTAATACTGGCAACGAAGTTTTAACACATAGAGAGGTTACTGCAAGAGCTAGTAAACCTGGTGAAGATCTTTCTGCACCTATTCATGTTAAAGATAATATGATATCATCAAGCCTTCTGGCAACTAGCCAAGCCAACTCAGCTGACCCAGCAAGTAGATGCTTCAAGTTTAATGAATCGAACAATGTAGCGAATGATGTACTTGATGGTGAAACATTCCTTAGTAAGAGGAAGAACAGTAACTTAGGTTCAAAGAGTAAACGCCTACGCATCGGAAACGATCAAATTGTAGAGCTTGAGATCACATTGAAAGAAGTTCAAGGGCTGTTTCGCCCATCATCTGACTCTGTTCCCCAGATAGTGGTGATTGATGGCTATGAAATTGCAGAATTTGAG GAGCCACCAGTTATTGGAAGGCCTACTATTTTAGCAACAGACTCTGTGGA TGGAAAATTTCAGTGGGCTCAGTGCGAGGATTGCTTTAAATGGCGCAAAGTTCCCTGTGATATCCTTCTTCCCTCAAGATGGACTTGCTATAAGAACTCTTGGGATCGAGAAAG ATCTTTTTGTTCTGCGGCTCAGGAGTTGACACCAAAAGAGCTGGAGGATCTGCTAATTACAG ATGCAGCTAATAAAATAAACGCCAAGAAAGAAGATGAGCCAGATACAGTGGATGCTTTAGAGGGGTTAGATGAACTTGCCAACTTAGCTATCCTTCAGGAGGGTAGCACCCTTCCTTCATCCAAGACCACAACAAAACATCCACGCCATAGGCCTGGGTGTACATGCATTGTGTGTATTCAGCCCCCAAGTGGTGTAGGTCCTAAGCACAAGCAAACATGCACATGTAATGTATGTTTAACAATTAAACGCCGTTTTCACACTATGATGTCAAAGCGCGAGAAGAAGCAAACTGAGAAAGAAACAGAGAGTAAACACCAAAAGCTGCAGCAGCCTGAGGACATCCTGCTATGTCGTGACCCAGGAAAATGTAGTTCAAGCCATGAAGCAGTGACCAATGATGGTTCTGGACATGACCCATACAAGAAAAAATTCTCCGTGTCTCCATATATAGGTCAAATCGATCTGAATATACAACCAGAACGAGAAGAAGATACATCACCTTTTTCTTCTGGCGGCATGATGAGATTGCTCCAAAATGCTAATGAGAGGTACCTGAAGAAGCAAAAAGAATCAAGCTCTAGTGCAAATGGTAATTCTCTTGTTAATCCTCCCGTACTTTGA
- the LOC141672513 gene encoding uncharacterized protein LOC141672513, producing MGSSTSMILSVKALLISTGVISIAMFLKLSLPVLIDEIPIIWSSILSWLQPPYLYFVLNAIIIIIAASSKFHTKGDDYDQHQQLNSTKVPPPDSPQLDLYAQNEVYRKLETEDVDYRKFEDNEEMYRKIEEPVEVLKPVVEIKSEEVVAKKDDNEFVISRSTWTPTRKIDKEEYRFPVKEKPLVLSRFSNRKHAKASPEGGNRALRVAKPKRQETLESTWKAITDGRHVPLTRHLRKSDTFENHVTGDSPTYSPRHVQKSDTFRDRTNYDSPSPVSGGKLRKEASPSQDELNRRVEAFINKFNQEMRLQRQESLNQYMEMVNRGSH from the exons ATGGGATCATCAACTAGCATGATTCTCTCCGTAAAAGCTCTCTTAATTTCAACCGGAGTTATATCTATAGCCATGTTTCTTAAACTATCTCTCCCTGTTTTAATAGATGAAATCCCCATCATTTGGTCTTCAATTCTGTCCTGGCTTCAGCCACCTTATCTATACTTTGTACTCAATGCTATTATCATAATTATCGCTGCTTCATCGAAGTTTCATACCAAAGGCGATGATTACGATCAGCATCAGCAGCTGAATTCAACTAAAGTACCACCTCCAGACTCTCCACAGCTGGATCTGTATGCTCAAAATGAGGTGTACCGGAAATTAGAAACTGAAGATGTTGATTATCGAAAATTTGAGGATAATGAGGAGATGTATCGAAAAATTGAGGAACCTGTGGAGGTTTTGAAGCCTGTGGTGGAGATTAAATCAGAGGAGGTTGTGGCTAAGAAGGATGATAATGAGTTTGTGATATCGAGGTCTACGTGGACGCCGACAAGGAAGATTGACAAGGAGGAATATCGGTTCCCGGTTAAAGAGAAACCTCTGGTTCTCTCCAGATTTAGTAACCGGAAACATGCGAAAGCTAGCCCTGAAG GCGGAAACAGGGCACTGAGGGTGGCGAAGCCGAAGAGGCAAGAGACGCTTGAGAGCACCTGGAAAGCTATAACGGACGGTCGTCACGTGCCCCTCACGAGGCACTTGAGGAAGTCCGATACATTTGAGAATCACGTGACTGGCGATTCCCCAACGTACTCTCCACGGCACGTGCAAAAATCGGACACATTTCGAGACCGGACTAATTATGATTCACCGTCACCGGTGTCGGGAGGGAAGCTGAGGAAGGAAGCGTCGCCGAGTCAAGATGAGCTGAACAGGCGAGTTGAAGCGTTTATAAACAAGTTCAACCAGGAAATGAGGTTGCAAAGACAGGAGTCTCTCAACCAGTACATGGAGATGGTTAACAGGGGCTCCCATTAG